A section of the Paenibacillus aurantius genome encodes:
- the uvrC gene encoding excinuclease ABC subunit UvrC: MPEAVSEAIRRKLALLPDQPGCYLMKNADDKIIYVGKAKVLKNRVRSYFTGSHNGKTLRLVSEIRDFEYIVTGSNMEALILECNLIKKHSPRYNVLLKDDKTYPYIKITNEEHPRLEVTRKVHKDKAKYYGPFPNAYAAHETKKLLDRLYPLRKCRTLPPKVCLYYHMGQCVAPCEFDVPEDTYEKMLPDINRFLSGGQLQIRQELEKKMHEAAESLNFERAKELRDQIVNIDAVIEKQKITTSDMTDRDIFGYAVDKGWMCVQIFYMRQGKMIERHASVFPYYGEEYDDFLSFVTQYYSDNPALPKEVLLPVGPAEAEVLEAAEQALASDPDEAVFDASGEQPTAEDEAPSGAGPAGEKADVKETLESWLKIKVHLPQRGLKKQMVDMAAKNARVALDEKFRLIERDEERTTKAVENLGRWLGTDIVRRIEAFDNSNIQGTNPVSAMVVFTDGKPDRREYRKYKVRTVQGPDDYETMREVIRRRYERVLKENLPFPDLIVIDGGKGQISAAVDVLENELGLFVPVCGLVKDAKHKTAQLMMGDPPAPVPIPRDSQEFYLLQRIQDEVHRFAVTFHRDTRAKSMVASQLDAIPGIGEKRRKQLLKHFGSIKKIREAAVEDFRPLGLGDKLARTIIEALQGEPAPESKESPEGLS, encoded by the coding sequence ATGCCGGAAGCCGTATCGGAAGCGATCCGACGCAAGCTTGCCTTGCTGCCGGACCAGCCGGGCTGCTACCTGATGAAGAACGCCGATGACAAGATCATTTATGTCGGCAAAGCCAAGGTGCTGAAGAACCGCGTGCGCTCGTATTTTACAGGCAGCCATAACGGCAAGACGCTGCGCCTGGTAAGCGAGATCCGCGATTTCGAATATATCGTGACGGGGAGCAACATGGAGGCCTTGATTCTGGAATGCAACCTGATCAAGAAGCACTCCCCCCGGTACAATGTCCTGCTGAAGGACGACAAGACCTATCCGTATATCAAAATAACGAATGAAGAGCACCCGCGTCTCGAGGTGACCCGCAAGGTCCACAAGGACAAGGCGAAGTACTACGGGCCGTTCCCGAACGCCTACGCGGCTCATGAGACTAAGAAGCTGCTCGACCGGCTGTATCCGCTGCGCAAATGCCGCACGCTGCCTCCGAAGGTATGCCTGTACTATCATATGGGGCAGTGCGTCGCTCCCTGCGAGTTCGACGTGCCCGAGGATACCTACGAGAAGATGCTGCCGGACATCAACCGCTTCTTGAGCGGCGGCCAGCTGCAGATCCGCCAGGAGCTCGAGAAGAAGATGCACGAGGCGGCGGAGAGCCTGAATTTCGAGCGGGCGAAGGAGCTGCGCGACCAGATCGTCAACATCGACGCGGTCATCGAGAAGCAGAAAATCACGACGAGCGACATGACGGACCGGGACATTTTCGGCTATGCCGTCGACAAGGGCTGGATGTGTGTGCAGATCTTCTACATGCGCCAGGGCAAAATGATCGAGCGTCACGCGTCCGTCTTCCCGTATTACGGCGAGGAGTACGACGATTTCCTCAGCTTCGTGACGCAGTACTACAGCGACAACCCGGCGCTGCCGAAGGAAGTCCTGCTGCCGGTGGGACCTGCGGAGGCGGAGGTGCTGGAGGCGGCGGAACAGGCGCTGGCATCGGACCCGGATGAGGCCGTCTTCGACGCATCCGGAGAGCAGCCGACGGCCGAGGATGAGGCTCCGTCAGGCGCCGGCCCGGCCGGGGAGAAGGCGGACGTCAAGGAGACGCTGGAATCGTGGCTGAAGATCAAGGTGCATCTTCCGCAGCGCGGCTTGAAGAAGCAGATGGTCGACATGGCGGCGAAGAACGCCCGGGTCGCCCTGGACGAGAAGTTCCGCCTGATCGAGCGCGACGAAGAGCGGACGACGAAGGCGGTCGAGAACCTCGGCCGCTGGCTCGGGACGGACATCGTCCGCCGCATCGAGGCGTTCGACAACTCGAACATTCAAGGGACGAACCCCGTATCCGCGATGGTCGTGTTCACGGACGGCAAGCCGGACCGGCGCGAATACCGCAAGTACAAGGTCCGCACCGTTCAAGGGCCGGACGATTACGAGACGATGAGGGAGGTCATCCGCCGGCGCTACGAGCGCGTGCTGAAGGAGAACCTGCCGTTCCCCGATCTCATCGTAATCGACGGCGGCAAGGGGCAGATCTCGGCGGCGGTCGACGTCCTCGAGAATGAGCTGGGGCTGTTCGTGCCCGTATGCGGCCTCGTGAAGGACGCCAAGCACAAGACCGCTCAGCTCATGATGGGCGATCCGCCCGCCCCCGTGCCGATTCCCCGGGACAGCCAGGAATTCTACCTGCTGCAGCGCATCCAGGACGAGGTTCACCGCTTCGCCGTCACCTTCCACCGGGACACCCGCGCCAAGTCGATGGTCGCTTCCCAGCTCGATGCCATTCCGGGCATTGGGGAGAAGCGGCGGAAGCAGCTCCTGAAGCATTTCGGCTCCATTAAAAAAATCCGGGAGGCGGCAGTCGAAGACTTCCGGCCTCTCGGACTCGGGGATAAGCTGGCGCGCACGATTATTGAGGCGCTCCAGGGGGAACCGGCGCCGGAGAGTAAGGAATCTCCGGAGGGTCTTTCCTGA
- the hemQ gene encoding hydrogen peroxide-dependent heme synthase: protein MSEAVQTLEGWYALHDFRTINWSSWKYVSDEERARSLDELRSFLEEWKAIGESKTGSTVVYSIVGQKADIVFMHLRETLEELNELETAFNKTTFAQHTIPVYSYVSVVELSSYMAKPGVDPMQDPEIVARLKPQLPQTKHICFYPMNKRRSGNDNWYMLGMEERRSMMRSHGMIGRSYAGRVKQIITGSVGLDDWEWGVTLFSDDALTFKKLVYEMRFDEVSARYGDFGDFYVGNRLDAEKFENMLQV, encoded by the coding sequence ATGAGTGAAGCCGTACAAACGTTGGAGGGCTGGTATGCTCTTCACGATTTCCGCACGATTAACTGGTCTTCCTGGAAATATGTTTCGGATGAAGAAAGAGCCCGCTCGCTGGACGAGCTGAGGTCCTTCCTTGAAGAATGGAAAGCCATCGGCGAAAGCAAGACCGGCAGCACGGTGGTATACAGCATCGTCGGGCAGAAGGCGGACATCGTCTTCATGCATCTGCGCGAAACGCTCGAGGAGCTGAACGAGCTCGAAACCGCCTTTAACAAGACGACCTTCGCCCAGCACACGATTCCGGTCTACTCCTATGTATCCGTCGTGGAGCTGAGCAGCTATATGGCGAAGCCGGGCGTCGATCCTATGCAGGATCCGGAGATTGTGGCCCGCCTGAAGCCCCAGCTTCCCCAAACGAAGCACATCTGCTTCTACCCGATGAACAAGCGCCGCTCCGGCAATGACAACTGGTACATGCTCGGCATGGAAGAGCGCCGGTCCATGATGCGCAGCCACGGAATGATCGGCCGCAGCTACGCCGGACGAGTGAAGCAGATCATTACGGGCTCCGTCGGCCTCGACGATTGGGAATGGGGCGTCACCCTGTTCTCCGACGATGCCCTTACCTTCAAGAAGCTCGTCTATGAGATGCGGTTCGATGAAGTCAGCGCCCGCTACGGAGACTTCGGCGACTTCTATGTCGGCAACCGGCTTGATGCGGAGAAGTTCGAGAACATGCTGCAGGTGTAA
- the trxA gene encoding thioredoxin produces MAIVNVSDQSFTSEVEGQGTVLVDFWAPWCGPCKMIAPVLEELDKELGDSVKIAKVNVDDNPESASRFGVMSIPTLIVFKDGQPVDKVVGFQSKDALKNVVTKHQ; encoded by the coding sequence ATGGCTATCGTAAATGTTTCCGACCAAAGCTTCACGAGTGAAGTCGAAGGACAAGGAACGGTTCTGGTTGATTTCTGGGCACCATGGTGCGGTCCGTGCAAAATGATTGCGCCGGTGCTGGAAGAATTGGATAAAGAGCTGGGCGACAGCGTCAAGATCGCCAAGGTCAACGTGGACGACAATCCGGAGTCCGCATCCCGCTTCGGTGTCATGAGCATCCCGACTTTGATTGTATTCAAGGACGGCCAGCCGGTGGATAAAGTAGTAGGCTTCCAATCCAAGGATGCGCTGAAGAACGTGGTGACCAAACACCAGTAA
- a CDS encoding YuiB family protein, giving the protein MFFGLGFIINMLMKTTWFPIYGYVVFVIGLVYWSWGSDTFWNNLTGYSIADILPMISGLGGAIVSGYTIRMLRLKGFKMF; this is encoded by the coding sequence ATGTTCTTCGGGCTCGGCTTTATCATCAATATGCTGATGAAGACGACCTGGTTTCCCATTTACGGCTATGTGGTTTTCGTCATCGGGCTCGTCTACTGGAGCTGGGGCTCCGATACGTTCTGGAACAACCTGACCGGCTATTCGATCGCCGATATTCTTCCGATGATCAGCGGGCTGGGCGGCGCCATTGTGAGCGGCTATACGATCCGGATGCTGAGGCTGAAGGGCTTCAAAATGTTCTAG
- a CDS encoding TrkH family potassium uptake protein encodes MNVSKRKFSLFRLTPPQILVIGFAIIILTGAALLTLPVASTDGIHTPFLDALFTATSATCVTGLVVVDTGTHWTLFGQVVIILLIQIGGLGFMTMGTLIALVIRKKISLRERLILQEAMNQGSMEGIVRLIRRVLLYALTIEAAGAALLTIRWSFDMPFGKALYYGVWHGISMFNNAGFDLFGGINGKFSSLTGYVDDPIVNFTVMALIVLGGLGFIVIADVHEFRKTRKLSLHSKVVLSATAFLIVFGAMVICAFEFTNPATLGPLSPAGKIWASLFASVTPRTAGANTIDVAGMRQATQFFTVILMFIGASPGSTGGGVKTTTFTILIGAMIAMIRGKEDIVLFRNRLAKDRIYKAITLTFFALFLVVFVTMLLSTTEDYFFLKILFEVTSAFGTVGLSMGLTPDLSTIGKILIALMMFIGRLGPLTLAYALGPRPEKELYRYPEGKVTIG; translated from the coding sequence ATGAACGTGTCCAAACGAAAATTCAGTCTGTTCCGGCTGACCCCGCCGCAAATTCTGGTGATCGGGTTCGCCATTATCATCCTGACCGGAGCGGCGCTGCTGACCTTGCCGGTTGCCTCGACGGACGGCATCCACACCCCTTTCCTGGACGCCCTGTTCACCGCCACCTCCGCTACCTGCGTAACCGGTCTCGTCGTGGTGGATACCGGCACCCACTGGACCCTGTTCGGGCAGGTGGTCATCATTCTTCTCATTCAGATCGGCGGCTTGGGCTTCATGACCATGGGAACCCTGATTGCCTTGGTCATCCGCAAAAAGATTTCTTTACGGGAGCGGCTTATCCTGCAGGAGGCGATGAACCAAGGAAGCATGGAGGGCATCGTCCGGCTGATCCGCCGGGTCCTTCTTTATGCCTTAACGATCGAAGCGGCGGGAGCGGCGCTTCTGACGATCCGCTGGTCGTTCGATATGCCGTTCGGCAAGGCCCTTTATTATGGGGTCTGGCATGGCATCTCCATGTTCAACAATGCCGGCTTCGACTTGTTTGGCGGAATCAACGGCAAGTTCAGCTCACTGACCGGCTATGTGGACGATCCCATTGTGAACTTCACGGTTATGGCATTGATCGTCCTGGGGGGACTGGGCTTTATCGTTATCGCCGACGTTCACGAATTCCGCAAAACGCGGAAGCTCTCCCTGCATTCGAAGGTCGTGCTGTCCGCCACCGCTTTCCTGATCGTCTTCGGGGCGATGGTCATCTGCGCCTTCGAATTCACGAATCCCGCTACGCTCGGGCCGCTGAGCCCGGCGGGCAAGATCTGGGCATCTCTGTTCGCCTCGGTAACCCCGCGGACGGCGGGAGCCAATACGATAGATGTGGCGGGCATGAGGCAGGCGACCCAGTTTTTTACGGTCATTCTTATGTTTATCGGGGCCTCACCCGGATCAACGGGGGGCGGGGTGAAGACGACGACCTTTACCATTCTTATCGGAGCCATGATCGCCATGATTCGAGGGAAGGAAGACATCGTCCTGTTCCGCAACCGGCTGGCGAAGGACCGCATCTACAAAGCCATTACCCTTACCTTTTTCGCCTTGTTCCTGGTGGTCTTCGTCACCATGCTGCTTTCGACAACGGAGGATTACTTCTTCCTTAAAATATTGTTCGAGGTCACGTCGGCGTTCGGTACGGTGGGGCTCTCCATGGGGCTTACCCCCGATCTCAGCACCATCGGCAAAATCCTCATTGCCCTGATGATGTTCATCGGCCGCCTCGGCCCGCTGACGCTGGCCTATGCATTAGGGCCTAGACCGGAGAAGGAATTATACCGATACCCGGAAGGCAAAGTAACGATAGGATAA
- the dnaI gene encoding primosomal protein DnaI produces MESLSEILKSVLDPSRLQQAEEKSRQLLADPLVVKWRMKYPQVTDSELKLNMNRVYQYIKEYNSCSRCPGLEDCPNDMQGHYTLLSAETVNGATHIYDQKVSCKKFMAKQAQDAIRSRIRSFYVDERSLEQGYSADEILTMDRKRVKAVNALMKYIDETKENGLLAKGLYLSGSFGTGKTFLMCYMLHELAKAGYTGAIVYMPDFSEDLKAMFNEPARLKDTIDMLKDTDLLIFDDIGAENMNPWLRDHVLGTILNYRMNRKPTFFTSNYDLDGLEKHFSFTSRDGEEEFKGQRIMDRIRHFVDVIAVTGANKRGR; encoded by the coding sequence ATGGAGTCGTTGTCGGAGATTTTGAAATCGGTATTGGACCCTTCCCGTCTGCAGCAGGCGGAGGAGAAGAGCAGGCAGCTGCTGGCGGATCCGCTTGTCGTCAAATGGCGCATGAAATATCCCCAGGTGACCGATTCGGAGCTGAAGCTGAACATGAACCGGGTCTATCAATACATCAAGGAATACAACAGCTGCTCCCGCTGCCCGGGGCTAGAGGATTGCCCGAACGATATGCAGGGGCATTATACGCTGCTTTCGGCCGAGACGGTCAACGGGGCTACCCATATTTACGACCAGAAGGTGTCCTGCAAGAAGTTCATGGCCAAGCAGGCACAGGATGCCATCCGCAGCCGGATCCGCAGCTTCTATGTGGACGAGCGTTCCCTGGAGCAGGGGTATTCGGCGGATGAAATACTGACGATGGACCGCAAGCGGGTCAAGGCCGTCAACGCGCTGATGAAATACATCGACGAGACGAAGGAGAACGGCCTGCTGGCGAAGGGGCTGTATCTGTCGGGCAGCTTCGGCACGGGCAAAACGTTCCTGATGTGCTACATGCTTCACGAGCTCGCCAAAGCCGGCTACACGGGGGCGATCGTGTACATGCCGGATTTTTCCGAGGACCTGAAGGCCATGTTCAACGAGCCGGCCCGGCTGAAGGATACGATCGACATGCTGAAGGACACGGACCTGCTTATCTTCGACGATATCGGGGCGGAGAACATGAACCCGTGGCTGCGCGATCATGTGCTGGGCACCATCCTCAACTACCGGATGAACCGCAAGCCCACCTTCTTCACCTCCAATTACGACCTGGACGGGCTCGAAAAGCATTTCAGCTTCACGAGCCGGGACGGGGAAGAGGAGTTCAAGGGGCAGCGCATCATGGACCGAATCCGCCATTTCGTGGATGTGATTGCGGTAACCGGGGCTAACAAGCGGGGAAGATAA
- a CDS encoding potassium channel family protein: MKPSQYAVIGLGRFGSSLAKELVELGYEVLGIDKNEEIVDEMDAYLTHTVVADSNDEEVLRSLGIRNFDCAVVAIGDDIQASILTAIILKDLGVKKVVGKALSALHGKVLERVGVDRVIYPERDMGVRVAHQLVSPNLLDYIELSKEYTIAELSATRKLSGKSLKELDTRARFGCSVVAINKKDGVIIAPTAEDVVQENDIMVVIGTNEQIETFENAVNA; this comes from the coding sequence ATGAAACCAAGTCAGTATGCTGTCATCGGGCTGGGCCGTTTCGGCTCCAGTCTTGCTAAGGAACTGGTCGAGCTGGGCTATGAGGTTCTCGGCATCGACAAAAATGAAGAGATCGTAGACGAAATGGATGCTTACCTGACCCATACCGTGGTAGCCGATTCCAATGATGAAGAGGTGCTGCGCTCACTCGGCATCCGCAACTTCGACTGCGCGGTGGTGGCGATCGGAGACGACATTCAAGCAAGTATCCTGACCGCCATTATTCTAAAGGACCTCGGGGTTAAGAAGGTGGTGGGCAAAGCTCTTTCCGCCCTTCACGGCAAAGTGCTCGAAAGAGTGGGCGTGGACCGGGTCATCTACCCGGAACGGGATATGGGGGTCCGGGTGGCCCATCAGCTCGTCTCCCCGAACCTGCTGGATTACATCGAGCTGTCCAAGGAATATACGATCGCCGAGCTTTCGGCCACCCGCAAACTATCCGGCAAATCGCTCAAGGAGCTGGACACCCGGGCCCGTTTCGGCTGCAGCGTCGTGGCCATCAACAAGAAGGACGGGGTCATCATCGCCCCGACCGCCGAGGATGTTGTGCAGGAGAACGACATTATGGTCGTCATCGGCACCAATGAGCAGATCGAAACGTTCGAGAATGCGGTAAACGCATAA
- a CDS encoding CPBP family intramembrane glutamic endopeptidase, with protein sequence MLPFRLNRNLLLLALAGVLMYFGVMAWNALAGGGGVDEEMGRPPVTEEAAQAAASAWAARQFPGFTPGNSSVTYQNDKSMSAYVEKNDLTAEYKKTLSDKVPLDYWQVEIREQNGSRQLSVRVGMEQAVVTGWKTTGPRTGPAASDRTQADQALASAGYEPARFTPVPEKQKTPGSFVYQGKDTAVGEARLVLNVEVGGSEALSLLPSFELPDAFTGYMDKQSQSTKWMLGGSLFFTFVLGVAAIVYTIRRRKEISFSRGILLTFLFGGIYVIHSVNTLPLIAAQSGSGNLMAVAIVTLVFTAIVTLLLAAANYFSLLAGDALWRREGRNYWPRWNEPGFGEHVYYSMGRGYLLFFFLMGSQQILLLFAEKSFDAFGVNDPTQSVYNMLWPGFLPLLAWVAGISEEVTYRFFGIALFKKLLHFEFLALLAPSLLWALGHTGYTIYPSYTRLFEVAVLGLLFGYAFLKYGFYTVMFAHVIMDSFMMSFSVMTTEKTAGFVLLGLFYIALPALAAAAVLLLHRRFRKDPPEIPYSPAPVPPGAPQ encoded by the coding sequence TTGCTTCCATTCAGACTGAACCGGAACCTGCTTCTGCTTGCTCTTGCCGGGGTGCTGATGTACTTCGGGGTCATGGCCTGGAACGCTCTGGCCGGCGGTGGCGGGGTCGACGAGGAAATGGGCCGTCCGCCCGTTACCGAGGAGGCGGCCCAAGCCGCAGCGTCTGCTTGGGCCGCCCGCCAGTTCCCCGGCTTTACGCCCGGAAACAGCAGCGTCACCTACCAGAACGACAAATCCATGAGCGCCTACGTGGAGAAGAACGACTTAACCGCCGAGTACAAGAAGACCCTGTCCGACAAGGTCCCCCTCGACTACTGGCAGGTGGAGATCCGCGAGCAGAACGGAAGCCGGCAGCTGTCCGTCCGGGTCGGGATGGAGCAAGCCGTCGTGACCGGCTGGAAAACGACCGGCCCGAGAACCGGCCCGGCGGCCTCCGACCGCACCCAGGCGGACCAGGCGTTGGCGTCGGCCGGCTACGAGCCCGCCCGCTTCACCCCGGTCCCGGAAAAACAAAAAACCCCCGGCAGCTTCGTGTACCAGGGCAAGGACACGGCTGTGGGGGAAGCGCGGCTGGTGCTGAATGTAGAGGTCGGAGGCAGCGAGGCTCTGTCCCTTCTTCCTTCGTTCGAACTGCCGGATGCTTTCACGGGGTACATGGATAAGCAGAGCCAGAGCACGAAGTGGATGCTCGGCGGCTCCCTCTTTTTTACCTTTGTGCTTGGGGTGGCCGCTATCGTCTACACGATCCGCCGCCGCAAGGAAATCTCCTTCTCCCGGGGCATCCTGCTGACCTTCCTGTTCGGGGGGATTTATGTCATCCATTCCGTTAATACCCTTCCGCTGATCGCCGCCCAGTCGGGAAGCGGGAATCTGATGGCGGTCGCCATCGTCACCCTCGTCTTCACCGCGATCGTCACTCTGCTGCTTGCCGCAGCCAACTATTTCTCCCTCCTGGCGGGAGACGCTCTGTGGCGGAGAGAGGGACGGAACTACTGGCCCCGGTGGAACGAACCGGGCTTCGGGGAGCATGTCTACTACAGCATGGGACGCGGGTATCTTCTGTTCTTCTTTCTAATGGGATCCCAGCAAATTCTGCTCCTCTTCGCCGAGAAGTCCTTCGATGCCTTCGGGGTCAACGACCCGACCCAGTCGGTGTACAATATGCTCTGGCCCGGCTTTCTCCCCCTTCTCGCCTGGGTGGCAGGCATCTCGGAGGAGGTCACCTACCGGTTCTTCGGCATTGCCCTGTTCAAGAAGCTGCTCCACTTCGAGTTTCTGGCCCTCCTGGCGCCAAGCCTTCTGTGGGCGCTCGGGCATACCGGTTATACGATCTACCCGAGCTATACCCGGCTGTTCGAGGTCGCGGTGCTCGGTCTGCTGTTCGGCTATGCTTTTCTCAAGTACGGCTTCTATACGGTCATGTTCGCCCATGTCATCATGGACAGCTTCATGATGAGCTTCTCTGTCATGACGACAGAGAAGACCGCCGGCTTCGTCCTGCTAGGCCTCTTCTATATCGCCCTGCCGGCGCTCGCCGCCGCAGCGGTTCTGCTCCTTCACCGCCGGTTCAGGAAAGACCCTCCGGAGATTCCTTACTCTCCGGCGCCGGTTCCCCCTGGAGCGCCTCAATAA
- a CDS encoding replication initiation and membrane attachment family protein, which produces MRITNLLHFTENHRFCVYRDFSLSSLDYRMLGGIYQPMVGAYAISVYSTLCQQLAADRAGFSALEQQRSLFLSLELEPGERGRKFFIEQTSKLEAVGLLQTTRRFLPAADDYIYEYQLYEPLSPGEFFKNQHLTMLLRDKVGKYMLLSLKDELVAPEPGGMEGSNAENLSVPFYELFRLNTQVIDYELEQALHQTASTRDSKAKLDVTTKGFTYSDIIMRFPRGSRNRAFVEALNDRQDQLVEINIMAKKYDLSLQETCRLLDEDSVFDEEGTLRKDAFQYKANLFYRQGKKREEQVERHLQKVVPLRSDETVPAEEKPVEMAYYLEVPALFQDQCDVHQYNMILRNEPYTVLLKKFFSQGQIPDRILDIFEKVDLNYKLSEEVINVLIHYIHTERRSWSKASIEFVAAEMLANQVTTYESAVEYIRAQIRYKEQAAAKASGQTGYKSRTKPKPRIPIVRQDTTEDDPVSAEEFEEMRRLAQKLDGKL; this is translated from the coding sequence ATGAGAATTACCAATTTGCTTCATTTCACCGAGAACCACCGGTTTTGCGTTTATCGTGATTTTTCCTTAAGCAGCCTCGATTACCGCATGTTAGGCGGAATCTACCAGCCCATGGTCGGCGCTTATGCCATAAGCGTGTACAGCACGCTCTGCCAGCAGCTTGCGGCGGACCGGGCCGGCTTCTCGGCCCTGGAGCAGCAGCGTTCGCTGTTCCTGTCGCTTGAGCTGGAGCCGGGCGAGCGGGGACGGAAGTTCTTCATCGAACAGACCTCGAAGCTCGAAGCGGTCGGCCTGCTGCAGACGACAAGACGGTTTCTTCCCGCAGCGGACGATTATATTTATGAATACCAGCTGTACGAGCCCCTCTCGCCGGGGGAATTTTTCAAAAACCAGCACCTCACCATGCTGCTGCGCGACAAAGTCGGCAAGTACATGCTCCTGTCCCTGAAGGACGAGCTGGTGGCACCGGAGCCTGGCGGGATGGAGGGCTCGAATGCGGAGAACCTGTCGGTTCCGTTCTACGAGCTGTTCCGCCTGAATACCCAGGTGATCGATTACGAGCTGGAGCAGGCGCTTCACCAGACGGCTTCCACACGGGATTCCAAAGCGAAGCTGGATGTGACGACCAAGGGCTTTACCTATTCGGATATCATCATGCGTTTCCCGCGCGGATCCCGGAACCGGGCTTTCGTGGAGGCGCTGAACGACCGCCAGGACCAGCTCGTCGAAATCAACATCATGGCGAAGAAATACGATCTCTCCCTGCAGGAAACGTGCCGGCTGCTCGATGAGGATTCCGTCTTCGACGAGGAAGGGACACTGCGCAAGGACGCGTTCCAGTACAAGGCGAACCTGTTTTACCGGCAGGGCAAGAAGAGAGAGGAGCAGGTGGAGCGCCACCTGCAGAAGGTAGTCCCGCTGCGCTCCGACGAGACCGTTCCCGCCGAGGAGAAGCCGGTGGAGATGGCTTACTACCTGGAGGTGCCGGCTCTTTTTCAGGATCAGTGCGACGTGCACCAGTACAACATGATTTTGCGCAACGAGCCTTACACGGTGCTGCTTAAGAAATTTTTCTCCCAGGGGCAGATTCCGGACCGGATCCTCGATATCTTCGAGAAGGTCGACCTGAATTACAAGCTGAGCGAGGAAGTCATCAACGTTCTGATTCATTACATTCATACGGAACGCCGTTCTTGGTCGAAGGCCTCCATTGAGTTCGTGGCGGCCGAGATGCTGGCTAACCAGGTTACGACGTACGAGTCGGCAGTCGAGTACATACGGGCCCAGATCCGCTACAAGGAGCAGGCGGCCGCCAAAGCTTCGGGCCAAACCGGCTACAAGAGCCGGACGAAGCCGAAGCCCCGCATCCCCATTGTACGGCAGGATACGACGGAGGACGATCCCGTGTCGGCGGAGGAATTTGAAGAAATGAGAAGACTCGCCCAGAAGCTGGACGGCAAGCTCTAG
- a CDS encoding YqzM family protein, with product MNEPNHPELHVLEEPTNDFMDVAIGFGAMFGFLFLIGIIATIITLF from the coding sequence ATGAACGAACCGAACCATCCGGAGCTGCACGTGCTCGAAGAACCGACCAACGACTTTATGGACGTGGCTATCGGATTTGGCGCTATGTTCGGATTTCTGTTTCTGATCGGGATCATCGCCACCATCATCACCCTGTTCTAA